Proteins found in one Ovis canadensis isolate MfBH-ARS-UI-01 breed Bighorn chromosome 20, ARS-UI_OviCan_v2, whole genome shotgun sequence genomic segment:
- the TEAD3 gene encoding transcriptional enhancer factor TEF-5 isoform X2, with translation METEPGGIWRGSGCPVGSGPEPRATSTIASNSWNASSSPGEAREDGPEGLDKGLDNDAEGVWSPDIEQSFQEALAIYPPCGRRKIILSDEGKMYGRNELIARYIKLRTGKTRTRKQVSSHIQVLARKKVREYQVGIKVCQDQVSKDKALQSMASMSSAQIVSASVLQNKFSPPSPLPQAVFSTSSRFWSSPPLLGQQPGPSQDIKPFAQPTYPVQPPLPPTLSSYEPLAPLPSAAASVPVWQDRTIASSRLRLLEYSAFMEVQRDPDTYSKHLFVHIGQTNPAFSDPPLEAVDVRQIYDKFPEKKGGLKELYEKGPPNAFFLVKFWADLNSTIQEGPGAFYGVSSQYSSADSMTISVSTKVCSFGKQVVEKVETEYARLENGRFVYRIHRSPMCEYMINFIHKLKHLPEKYMMNSVLENFTVLQVVTSRDSQETLLVIAFVFEVSTSEHGAQHHVYKLVKD, from the exons ATGGAAACTGAACCTGGTGGGATCTGGAGAG GCTCAGGCTGCCCAGTGGGCTCAGGCCCAGAGCCCAGAGCAACCAGCACAATAGCGTCCAACAGCTGGAATGCCAGCAGCAGCCCCGGGGAGGCCCGGGAGGATGGGCCCGAGGGCCTGGACAAGGGGCTGGACAACGACGCAGAGGGCGTGTGGAGCCCGGACATTGAGCAGAGCTTCCAGGAGGCCCTGGCCATCTACCCGCCCTGCGGCCGCCGCAAGATCATCCTGTCGGACGAGGGCAAGATGTATG GTCGAAATGAGTTGATCGCACGCTATATTAAATTGAGGACGGGGAAGACTAGGACGAGAAAACAG GTGTCCAGCCACATACAGGTTCTAGCTCGGAAGAAGGTGCGGGAGTACCAGGTTGGCATCAAGGTATGTCAG GACCAGGTCTCCAAGGACAAAGCCCTCCAGAGCATGGCGTCCATGTCCTCCGCCCAGATTGTCTCTGCCAGCGTCCTACAGAACAAATTCAGcccaccctcccctctgccccaggcCGTCTTCTCTACTTCCTCACGG TTTTGGAGCAGCCCCCCTCTCCTGGGACAGCAGCCTGGACCCTCTCAGGA CATCAAGCCCTTTGCACAGCCAACCTACCCTGTCCAGCCGCCCCTGCCACCGACGCTCAGCA GTTACGAGCCCCTGGCCCCGCTCCCCTCAGCTGCTGCCTCTGTGCCTGTATGGCAGGACCGCACCATCGCCTCCTCCCGGCTGCGGCTCCTCGAATATTCTGCCTTCATGGAGGTGCAGCGAGATCCTGACACG TACAGCAAACACCTGTTTGTGCACATCGGCCAGACGAACCCTGCCTTCTCAGACCCACCCCTGGAGGCAGTGGATGTGCGTCAGATATATGACAAGTTCCCTGAGAAGAAGGGTGGCCTGAAGGAGCTCTATGAGAAAGGGCCCCCCAATGCCTTCTTCCTCGTCAAGTTCTGG GCCGACCTCAACAGCACCATCCAGGAGGGCCCAGGCGCCTTCTATGGGGTCAGCTCCCAGTACAGCTCGGCCGACAGCATGACCATCAGTGTCTCCACCAAGGTGTGCTCCTTTGGCAAGCAGGTAGTGGAGAAGGTGGAG ACTGAGTATGCCAGGCTGGAGAATGGGCGCTTTGTGTACCGCATCCACCGCTCGCCCATGTGTGAGTACATGATAAACTTTATCCACAAGCTCAAGCACCTGCCAGAGAAATACATGATGAACAGCGTCCTGGAGAACTTCACCGTCCTGCAG GTGGTCACCAGTCGGGACTCCCAGGAGACCCTGCTCGTCATTGCTTTCGTCTTTGAAGTCTCCACCAGCGAGCACGGAGCCCAGCACCACGTCTACAAACTCGTCAAAGACTAG
- the TEAD3 gene encoding transcriptional enhancer factor TEF-5 isoform X1 produces METEPGGIWRGSGCPVGSGPEPRATSTIASNSWNASSSPGEAREDGPEGLDKGLDNDAEGVWSPDIEQSFQEALAIYPPCGRRKIILSDEGKMYGRNELIARYIKLRTGKTRTRKQVSSHLQVLARRKSREIQSKLKGSSPTQDQVSKDKALQSMASMSSAQIVSASVLQNKFSPPSPLPQAVFSTSSRFWSSPPLLGQQPGPSQDIKPFAQPTYPVQPPLPPTLSSYEPLAPLPSAAASVPVWQDRTIASSRLRLLEYSAFMEVQRDPDTYSKHLFVHIGQTNPAFSDPPLEAVDVRQIYDKFPEKKGGLKELYEKGPPNAFFLVKFWADLNSTIQEGPGAFYGVSSQYSSADSMTISVSTKVCSFGKQVVEKVETEYARLENGRFVYRIHRSPMCEYMINFIHKLKHLPEKYMMNSVLENFTVLQVVTSRDSQETLLVIAFVFEVSTSEHGAQHHVYKLVKD; encoded by the exons ATGGAAACTGAACCTGGTGGGATCTGGAGAG GCTCAGGCTGCCCAGTGGGCTCAGGCCCAGAGCCCAGAGCAACCAGCACAATAGCGTCCAACAGCTGGAATGCCAGCAGCAGCCCCGGGGAGGCCCGGGAGGATGGGCCCGAGGGCCTGGACAAGGGGCTGGACAACGACGCAGAGGGCGTGTGGAGCCCGGACATTGAGCAGAGCTTCCAGGAGGCCCTGGCCATCTACCCGCCCTGCGGCCGCCGCAAGATCATCCTGTCGGACGAGGGCAAGATGTATG GTCGAAATGAGTTGATCGCACGCTATATTAAATTGAGGACGGGGAAGACTAGGACGAGAAAACAG GTCTCTAGCCACTTGCAGGTTCTAGCCAGGCGGAAGTCTCGGGAGATTCAGTCCAAGCTGAAG GGCTCCTCTCCTACCCAGGACCAGGTCTCCAAGGACAAAGCCCTCCAGAGCATGGCGTCCATGTCCTCCGCCCAGATTGTCTCTGCCAGCGTCCTACAGAACAAATTCAGcccaccctcccctctgccccaggcCGTCTTCTCTACTTCCTCACGG TTTTGGAGCAGCCCCCCTCTCCTGGGACAGCAGCCTGGACCCTCTCAGGA CATCAAGCCCTTTGCACAGCCAACCTACCCTGTCCAGCCGCCCCTGCCACCGACGCTCAGCA GTTACGAGCCCCTGGCCCCGCTCCCCTCAGCTGCTGCCTCTGTGCCTGTATGGCAGGACCGCACCATCGCCTCCTCCCGGCTGCGGCTCCTCGAATATTCTGCCTTCATGGAGGTGCAGCGAGATCCTGACACG TACAGCAAACACCTGTTTGTGCACATCGGCCAGACGAACCCTGCCTTCTCAGACCCACCCCTGGAGGCAGTGGATGTGCGTCAGATATATGACAAGTTCCCTGAGAAGAAGGGTGGCCTGAAGGAGCTCTATGAGAAAGGGCCCCCCAATGCCTTCTTCCTCGTCAAGTTCTGG GCCGACCTCAACAGCACCATCCAGGAGGGCCCAGGCGCCTTCTATGGGGTCAGCTCCCAGTACAGCTCGGCCGACAGCATGACCATCAGTGTCTCCACCAAGGTGTGCTCCTTTGGCAAGCAGGTAGTGGAGAAGGTGGAG ACTGAGTATGCCAGGCTGGAGAATGGGCGCTTTGTGTACCGCATCCACCGCTCGCCCATGTGTGAGTACATGATAAACTTTATCCACAAGCTCAAGCACCTGCCAGAGAAATACATGATGAACAGCGTCCTGGAGAACTTCACCGTCCTGCAG GTGGTCACCAGTCGGGACTCCCAGGAGACCCTGCTCGTCATTGCTTTCGTCTTTGAAGTCTCCACCAGCGAGCACGGAGCCCAGCACCACGTCTACAAACTCGTCAAAGACTAG